From Kineosporia succinea, the proteins below share one genomic window:
- a CDS encoding cytochrome P450/oxidoreductase, whose protein sequence is MASPSGHPHVFDHHSDRANADPRAYYAQFRTACPVGRTPAHGGYVYTSTYADVVRVARDDATFSSSREADPDGEGTVIVIPRGAGLEQFPIELDPPRSTPYRDLVDPLLSPDAVARLRPMIARHTARVIDAFIERGSADLVKDLTNPLPAAVTLYWLGFPEADWALLAGPIHDIFAARAGSERAARGAAGLGVMDQRIRSLVRARRVEPHDDAVSVLVRARRPDGSPFTDDELVSVIGLLVAGGVDTTTSLTGSTLVHLARHPAQRARLIAEPDLLRGATEEFLRAFSPSQSMARTATTDTSIGGCPVSHGERVLVAWVAANHDPVVFPDPDTVDLDRDARRHVSFGIGTHRCAGAHLARAMFTEMITQVLTRLGDWTVDEDGLEEYPTKGNQTGWDAIPARFSPGPRVAVPNSTLVVESTHEIAEEIVSVTFTAPGGGSLPDWEPGAHLEIVLPSGQLRQYSLCGDPTDRARYRIAVLREDDGRGGSLELHHIAVPGLEVGFRPPRNHFPLLPADRYLFLAGGIGMTPLLPMIRAVAASGTPFEVVYGGRRRATMAFVPELEPLGPLTVVPYDEVGHPDFPHRLAGTPPGTAVYACGSPSMLAAVESACTAVGLELHTERFTAPGDPGEPGDLSNLGDPATNTPFEVVLHRTGTRLSVPAGLRLIEVVRQARPNLAYDCESGYCGACETRVLAGVPEHRDSLLTDTERASGRTMMICISRCAEGPLVLDL, encoded by the coding sequence GTGGCCTCTCCCTCCGGGCACCCCCACGTCTTCGACCATCACAGCGACCGGGCCAACGCCGATCCCCGCGCCTACTACGCGCAGTTCCGCACGGCCTGCCCGGTCGGCCGCACCCCGGCGCACGGTGGCTACGTCTACACCAGCACCTACGCCGACGTGGTGCGCGTGGCCCGTGACGACGCCACCTTCTCCTCCTCCCGCGAGGCCGATCCGGACGGTGAGGGAACCGTCATCGTGATCCCGCGCGGGGCCGGTCTGGAGCAGTTCCCGATCGAGCTCGACCCGCCGCGCTCCACGCCCTACCGCGACCTCGTCGACCCGCTGCTCAGCCCCGACGCCGTGGCCCGGCTGCGGCCGATGATCGCCCGGCACACCGCGCGCGTCATCGACGCCTTCATCGAACGCGGAAGTGCCGACCTGGTCAAGGATCTCACCAATCCCCTGCCCGCCGCCGTGACCCTGTACTGGCTGGGGTTCCCCGAAGCCGACTGGGCCCTGCTGGCCGGCCCGATCCACGACATCTTCGCGGCCCGGGCTGGCAGCGAGCGAGCGGCCCGCGGCGCGGCCGGGCTGGGCGTGATGGACCAGCGCATCCGCTCACTCGTGCGCGCCCGGCGGGTGGAACCGCACGACGACGCGGTCTCCGTCCTCGTCCGGGCCCGACGGCCCGACGGATCCCCGTTCACGGACGACGAACTCGTCTCGGTGATCGGCCTGCTGGTGGCGGGCGGGGTCGACACCACCACCTCGCTGACCGGTTCCACGCTCGTGCACCTGGCCCGGCATCCCGCGCAGCGCGCCCGCCTGATCGCCGAACCCGACCTGCTCCGGGGCGCGACCGAGGAGTTCCTGCGCGCGTTCTCGCCGTCGCAGTCGATGGCCCGCACCGCCACCACCGACACGTCGATCGGCGGCTGCCCGGTGAGTCACGGCGAACGGGTGCTGGTCGCGTGGGTCGCGGCCAACCACGACCCGGTGGTGTTCCCCGATCCGGACACGGTCGACCTCGACCGCGACGCCCGCCGCCACGTGAGCTTCGGCATCGGCACCCACCGCTGTGCCGGCGCCCACCTGGCCCGGGCGATGTTCACCGAGATGATCACCCAGGTGCTCACCCGGCTCGGCGACTGGACCGTCGACGAGGACGGTCTCGAGGAGTACCCGACCAAGGGCAACCAGACCGGCTGGGACGCGATCCCGGCCCGCTTCTCCCCCGGCCCGCGCGTCGCGGTGCCGAACAGCACGCTCGTGGTGGAGAGCACGCACGAGATCGCGGAGGAGATCGTCTCGGTCACCTTCACCGCGCCCGGAGGCGGGTCGCTGCCGGACTGGGAACCGGGCGCCCATCTCGAGATCGTGCTGCCGAGTGGGCAACTGCGGCAGTACTCGCTGTGCGGCGACCCCACCGACCGCGCGCGCTACCGGATCGCGGTGCTGCGCGAGGACGACGGGCGCGGCGGCTCCCTCGAACTGCACCACATCGCGGTCCCCGGCCTGGAGGTGGGATTCCGACCGCCCCGCAACCACTTCCCGCTGTTGCCCGCCGATCGCTACCTGTTCCTGGCCGGCGGCATCGGCATGACACCGCTGTTGCCGATGATCCGCGCGGTGGCGGCCTCCGGCACTCCGTTCGAGGTCGTCTACGGCGGGCGCCGCCGGGCCACCATGGCGTTCGTCCCCGAGCTCGAACCGCTGGGCCCGCTCACCGTCGTGCCCTACGACGAGGTCGGCCACCCGGACTTCCCGCACCGGCTGGCCGGCACCCCGCCGGGCACCGCCGTCTACGCCTGCGGTTCGCCCAGCATGCTCGCCGCCGTCGAATCGGCCTGCACGGCCGTGGGTCTGGAGCTGCACACCGAGCGCTTCACGGCTCCTGGCGACCCGGGCGAGCCGGGCGACCTGAGCAACCTGGGCGACCCGGCCACCAACACCCCGTTCGAGGTCGTGCTGCACCGCACCGGCACCCGTCTGTCCGTGCCGGCCGGCCTGCGCCTGATCGAGGTGGTGCGCCAGGCCCGCCCGAACCTGGCCTACGACTGCGAGAGCGGTTACTGCGGCGCGTGCGAGACCCGGGTACTGGCAGGCGTTCCCGAGCACCGCGACAGCCTGCTCACCGACACCGAGCGCGCGAGCGGCCGGACGATGATGATCTGCATCAGCCGCTGCGCGGAAGGCCCGCTCGTGCTGGACCTGTGA
- a CDS encoding anti-sigma factor, protein MPEIHDLHTLTAAYALDALDELERRAFERHLRECEPCRVEVREFGEAAASLADRVAEPAPAGMRDAVLTQVRETRQVSAGSLDGGRAARPGRARRLLAGAAAVLVLVVGVGLGGLAWNEHRSLREAQTLAEGMARVLRDPDRISTAGDVSGGGTVTMVMAGDTAVLSASGVPDAPHGHEYQMWVIRGGSVVSGGRLDLRDGDGSAMMTGLSPDVRLAVSVEPEGGSERPTTTPVVQLSASTLE, encoded by the coding sequence ATGCCTGAGATTCACGATCTGCACACGCTGACGGCGGCCTACGCCCTCGACGCGCTCGACGAGCTGGAACGCCGCGCCTTCGAACGGCACCTGCGCGAGTGCGAGCCCTGCCGCGTCGAGGTGCGCGAGTTCGGTGAGGCGGCGGCCTCCCTGGCCGACCGGGTCGCCGAGCCGGCTCCGGCGGGCATGAGGGACGCGGTGCTCACGCAGGTGCGTGAGACCCGTCAGGTGTCGGCCGGGTCTCTCGACGGGGGACGCGCGGCCCGCCCGGGCCGGGCCCGTCGCCTTCTCGCCGGGGCGGCCGCCGTGCTGGTGCTCGTCGTCGGTGTCGGGCTGGGTGGGCTGGCCTGGAACGAGCACCGCTCGCTGCGGGAGGCGCAGACGCTGGCCGAGGGCATGGCCCGGGTGCTGCGTGACCCGGACCGGATCTCGACCGCGGGCGATGTCAGCGGTGGCGGCACCGTCACGATGGTCATGGCCGGGGACACCGCCGTGCTCTCGGCCAGCGGGGTGCCCGACGCCCCGCACGGTCACGAGTACCAGATGTGGGTGATCCGCGGCGGTTCGGTGGTCTCGGGCGGTCGTCTCGACCTCCGCGACGGCGACGGCAGCGCGATGATGACGGGCCTGAGCCCCGACGTGCGGCTGGCGGTGTCCGTCGAGCCCGAGGGCGGTTCGGAACGGCCGACGACCACCCCGGTGGTGCAGCTCAGCGCGTCCACCCTTGAGTGA
- a CDS encoding magnesium and cobalt transport protein CorA: MRARRWFGRGEVAIGRMWEGWVSRHPAEEQNPMDENPRRRRDVEDVIGDCAVYEPGLGRSTRLPMQQAARTARRTDGFVWIGLQNPDPEDVMHVAEEFRLPALAVEDAISAHQRAKLEVYEDLWFMVLRPVRYVDKDEIVDVEEIALFVGRHFLVSVRHGKTDVLTRVRKELDGGKLEASQRGPIAVLHRIADLVVDEYAVVATSIDDDIAEIEQQVFGVREGDHTERIYKLKREVLEFRRAALPLGEPLLRLTQGSVPGMDQDKKARQYFRDVHDHIMRVTDEIERQDSLLSDVLQANVARLSVTQNDVAMRQNEDMRKISAWAAIGLVPTGIAGIYGMNFENMPELTWHYGYYFALSAIAGISVGLWALFKKNDWL; encoded by the coding sequence GTGAGAGCGAGACGCTGGTTCGGGCGCGGTGAGGTGGCCATCGGCCGCATGTGGGAGGGATGGGTGAGCAGGCACCCGGCCGAGGAGCAGAACCCGATGGACGAGAACCCGCGCCGGCGCCGCGACGTCGAGGACGTGATCGGCGACTGTGCCGTCTACGAGCCCGGTCTGGGCCGCAGCACCCGCCTGCCGATGCAGCAGGCGGCCCGCACGGCCCGGCGCACCGACGGTTTCGTCTGGATCGGCCTGCAGAACCCCGACCCGGAGGACGTCATGCACGTCGCCGAGGAGTTCCGGCTGCCCGCGCTGGCCGTGGAGGACGCGATCAGCGCCCACCAGCGGGCCAAGCTCGAGGTGTACGAGGACCTCTGGTTCATGGTGCTGCGCCCGGTCCGGTACGTGGACAAGGACGAGATCGTCGACGTCGAGGAGATCGCGCTGTTCGTCGGCCGGCACTTCCTGGTCTCGGTGCGGCACGGGAAGACCGACGTGCTCACCCGGGTGCGCAAGGAGCTCGACGGGGGAAAGCTCGAGGCCAGTCAGCGCGGGCCGATCGCGGTGCTGCACCGCATCGCCGACCTGGTCGTCGACGAGTACGCGGTGGTGGCGACCTCGATCGACGACGACATCGCGGAGATCGAGCAACAGGTGTTCGGGGTGCGCGAGGGCGATCACACCGAGCGCATCTACAAGCTCAAGCGGGAGGTGCTGGAGTTCCGCCGGGCCGCACTGCCGCTGGGGGAGCCGCTGCTGCGCCTGACGCAGGGGTCGGTGCCCGGGATGGACCAGGACAAGAAGGCCCGCCAGTACTTCCGCGACGTGCACGACCACATCATGCGGGTGACCGACGAGATCGAGCGTCAGGACAGCCTGCTCTCCGACGTGCTGCAGGCCAACGTGGCGCGGCTGTCGGTGACCCAGAACGACGTGGCGATGCGGCAGAACGAGGACATGCGCAAGATCTCCGCGTGGGCCGCGATCGGCCTGGTGCCGACCGGGATCGCCGGGATCTACGGGATGAACTTCGAGAACATGCCGGAACTGACCTGGCACTACGGCTACTACTTCGCGCTGTCGGCCATCGCCGGGATCAGCGTGGGACTCTGGGCCCTCTTCAAGAAGAACGACTGGCTGTGA
- a CDS encoding sugar phosphate isomerase/epimerase family protein codes for MTPGVREAVAAHLTGYVDLAQALGCPVVIVHAGYWFGDDKDARVEQAARTLATAASYARERGITLALENMNELPAEAEIRYLGCTAAEVLTILGLAGSPALTACADLGHANLLPGGAVRFVEQLAGHIGHVQLTDNDGVIDHHLPLGEGSLDVAAALNALAATGYEGQVAIELDDPRAQAASLEHLRAVAPRFLA; via the coding sequence ATCACACCGGGTGTCCGGGAGGCGGTCGCGGCCCATCTGACTGGCTATGTCGATCTTGCCCAGGCCCTGGGCTGCCCCGTCGTCATCGTGCACGCCGGCTACTGGTTCGGCGACGACAAGGACGCCCGGGTCGAGCAGGCCGCCCGCACTCTGGCGACCGCGGCCTCGTACGCGCGGGAGCGGGGCATCACCCTGGCGCTGGAGAACATGAACGAGCTACCGGCCGAGGCCGAGATCCGCTATCTGGGCTGCACGGCCGCCGAGGTCCTCACCATCCTCGGCCTCGCCGGCTCCCCCGCCCTGACGGCCTGCGCCGACCTGGGCCACGCGAACCTGCTGCCGGGTGGCGCGGTGCGGTTCGTCGAGCAGCTGGCCGGTCACATCGGGCACGTGCAGCTCACCGACAACGACGGCGTGATCGACCACCACCTCCCCCTGGGCGAAGGCTCGCTGGACGTGGCCGCCGCGCTGAACGCCCTGGCCGCAACCGGTTACGAGGGGCAGGTCGCGATCGAGCTGGACGACCCGCGCGCCCAGGCGGCGAGTCTGGAGCACCTGCGGGCCGTGGCCCCGCGCTTCCTGGCCTGA
- a CDS encoding fasciclin domain-containing protein, whose translation MNTQIRRMLVVGAALTVTTGLAACSGSDDKTEAAPTTATTKPANVSVEMASLVGPGCNAYAAQVPTGKGSVEGMANDPVVTAASHNPMLKTFTQAATGKLNKKVDLEDTLNGGEYTIFAPVDTAFAQLSSADRSDLQKDAGKLTKLLTYHVVAGELAPGKVSGKQVTVEGSELEITAKGNEIKVDGANVSCGGIKTANATVYLIDKVLQPADDKK comes from the coding sequence ATGAACACCCAGATCCGCCGGATGCTCGTCGTCGGTGCCGCGCTCACGGTCACCACCGGCCTGGCGGCCTGCAGTGGCAGTGACGACAAGACCGAGGCCGCACCCACCACCGCCACCACCAAGCCGGCCAACGTCTCGGTCGAGATGGCCAGCCTGGTCGGCCCGGGCTGCAACGCCTACGCCGCGCAGGTGCCGACCGGCAAGGGCTCGGTCGAGGGCATGGCGAACGACCCGGTGGTCACGGCCGCGAGCCACAACCCGATGCTCAAGACCTTCACCCAGGCCGCCACCGGCAAGCTGAACAAGAAGGTCGACCTCGAGGACACCCTGAACGGCGGCGAGTACACGATCTTCGCCCCGGTCGACACCGCGTTCGCCCAGCTCTCCTCGGCCGACCGCAGCGACCTGCAGAAGGACGCCGGCAAGCTGACGAAGCTGCTCACCTACCACGTGGTGGCCGGCGAGCTGGCGCCCGGCAAGGTCAGCGGCAAGCAGGTCACGGTGGAGGGCTCGGAGCTCGAGATCACCGCCAAGGGCAACGAGATCAAGGTCGACGGGGCCAACGTGAGCTGTGGTGGCATCAAGACCGCCAACGCCACCGTCTACCTCATCGACAAGGTGCTGCAGCCGGCCGACGACAAGAAGTAG
- a CDS encoding exonuclease SbcCD subunit D: protein MRILHTSDWHLGRSFHRVDLLSAQAQQFDQLVSVVRTERVDVVVVAGDIYDRALPGVDAVALLDEGLHRLVSAGAQVVVSSGNHDSARRLGFNARLLGAAGLHIRTDVSTVGTPVMIDDVAFYPLPYLEPALASGPLGSERSHVGVLGAAMARVRASRRPGVRSVVSAHAFVMGGAASDSERELAVGGLGQVPLSLFDGIDYVALGHLHGRQQLSPHVRYSGSPLAFSFSEADQRKGSWLVTLGSDGLGTVEAVEAPVPRRLARLRGRLDDLLASSAHAGAEDAWVQVTLTDPQRPAEPMERLRRRFPHLLELRLEPERSGATDDSSYTEKIAGLPDLDVCCGFLEHVRGRPATLAETQLLARALEAALIESMEGVVTGPAYQDLASMAGSLDTDLDRLLGGA from the coding sequence GTGCGCATCCTCCACACCTCCGACTGGCACCTGGGCCGGTCGTTCCACCGGGTGGATCTGCTGAGCGCCCAGGCCCAGCAGTTCGACCAGCTGGTGAGCGTGGTGCGCACCGAGCGGGTGGACGTGGTGGTGGTCGCCGGGGACATCTACGACCGGGCCCTGCCCGGCGTCGACGCGGTCGCCCTCCTCGACGAGGGCCTGCACCGTTTGGTGTCCGCCGGTGCCCAGGTGGTGGTCTCCAGCGGCAACCACGACTCGGCCCGCCGGCTGGGCTTCAACGCGCGGCTGCTGGGTGCGGCGGGACTGCACATTCGCACCGACGTCTCCACCGTGGGAACGCCGGTGATGATCGATGACGTGGCCTTCTACCCGCTGCCCTACCTGGAGCCCGCGCTGGCCTCCGGGCCGCTGGGCAGCGAGCGCAGTCACGTCGGGGTGCTGGGGGCCGCGATGGCCCGGGTGCGGGCCTCGCGCAGGCCCGGGGTGCGCTCGGTAGTGAGCGCGCACGCCTTCGTCATGGGCGGGGCCGCCTCCGACAGCGAACGTGAGCTCGCCGTGGGCGGTCTCGGCCAGGTGCCGCTCAGCCTGTTCGACGGCATCGACTACGTGGCGCTCGGGCATCTGCACGGGCGTCAGCAGTTGTCGCCGCACGTGCGCTACAGCGGTTCCCCGCTGGCGTTCTCGTTCTCGGAGGCGGATCAGCGCAAGGGGAGCTGGCTGGTCACGCTGGGTTCTGACGGCCTGGGAACGGTGGAGGCGGTCGAGGCGCCGGTGCCGCGGCGGCTGGCCCGGTTGCGGGGGCGGCTCGACGATCTCCTGGCCTCGTCCGCCCACGCCGGGGCCGAAGACGCCTGGGTGCAGGTCACGCTGACCGACCCGCAGCGCCCGGCCGAGCCGATGGAACGGCTGCGGCGGCGCTTCCCGCACCTGCTCGAGCTGCGCCTCGAACCCGAGCGCAGCGGTGCCACCGACGACTCCTCGTACACCGAGAAGATCGCCGGGCTGCCCGATCTCGACGTGTGCTGCGGCTTTCTCGAGCACGTGCGCGGGCGCCCGGCCACCCTGGCCGAGACCCAGCTGCTCGCCCGGGCTCTCGAGGCCGCGCTGATCGAGAGCATGGAAGGGGTCGTCACCGGCCCGGCCTACCAGGACCTGGCCTCGATGGCCGGGTCGCTCGACACCGACCTCGACCGGCTGCTGGGCGGTGCCTGA
- a CDS encoding PilZ domain-containing protein translates to MVSVAWGSKLVVRAGDVSVSMRSLRNVDIGGSGWAIPVMADLRSLQAAGLPGRPAVVDLTTDSGPMQVDVEIVATEGDLILRAPKVRASRPIRAASLTDQRRENVRGPVRLEFRGTLMPQAPRRAPARVQRGLLAASGPGPDAQAELVGVTTSISAGGVCVDLSQAVPFAVGGTLYGEITLPNGDLVPTLMIVLEETRDGFRAEFTDISPIDTERLVRLVFHRERAELAERG, encoded by the coding sequence ATGGTGTCGGTCGCCTGGGGCAGCAAGCTGGTCGTCCGTGCGGGCGACGTGTCCGTGTCCATGCGCTCGTTGCGCAACGTGGACATCGGCGGTTCCGGCTGGGCCATCCCGGTCATGGCCGATCTGCGGAGCCTCCAGGCCGCCGGGCTGCCCGGCCGTCCCGCCGTCGTCGACCTGACCACCGACTCCGGCCCGATGCAGGTGGACGTCGAGATCGTCGCCACCGAGGGCGATCTCATCCTGCGGGCGCCGAAGGTCCGGGCCTCGCGGCCGATCCGCGCGGCGTCGCTCACCGACCAGCGCCGCGAGAACGTGCGCGGGCCGGTGCGTCTGGAGTTCCGCGGCACCCTGATGCCGCAGGCCCCCCGGCGCGCGCCCGCCCGGGTGCAGCGCGGGCTGCTCGCGGCCTCGGGGCCCGGCCCGGACGCCCAGGCCGAGCTGGTCGGCGTCACCACCTCGATCTCGGCCGGGGGTGTGTGCGTCGACCTGTCGCAGGCCGTCCCGTTCGCCGTCGGCGGCACCCTGTACGGCGAGATCACCCTGCCCAACGGTGATCTCGTGCCGACGCTGATGATCGTGCTGGAGGAGACCCGCGACGGTTTCCGGGCCGAGTTCACCGACATCTCGCCGATCGACACCGAACGGCTGGTGCGGCTGGTGTTCCACCGGGAGCGTGCGGAGCTGGCCGAACGAGGCTGA
- a CDS encoding glutamate-cysteine ligase family protein — protein MGDEISAIRYSAEERQRYREKVDLCLDVFERLLATWTFDDDRPMTGLEMELNLVGGDFRPTLRNTAVLENIGDPNFQTELGAYNIELNVEPAPLSELARLETRLRDVLNHAEQAANARDAHIVMVGILPTTMPEHLNDPEWMTASARYKALNDSILAARGENLHLDIHGAERLSTFASSLAPESACTSVQLHVQVQPERFASAWNAAQVLAGPQLAIGANSPFFFGRRLWAETRIELFKQATDTRPQELQNQGVRPRVWFGEKWISSIFDLFAENGWYFPSLLPEMSEEDPVAVLDAGRAPTLQELRLHNGTVYRWNRPIYAVVDGEPHVRVENRVLPAGPTVVDTVANAAFFHGALRSLMDDQRPAWSKMSFAAAEDNFLACAKDGLDAQVYSPQLGQTGAEELILRRLLPMAVQGLQSAGVPSDDLDRYLGIVEGRVKTGMNGAAWQVAAVERLEQGTAGRPGLDRAEALRTMTELYCEGMHANEPVHTWSLP, from the coding sequence ATGGGTGACGAGATCTCGGCGATCCGCTACTCGGCGGAGGAGAGGCAGCGCTACCGCGAGAAGGTGGACCTCTGCCTCGACGTCTTCGAACGTCTCCTGGCCACCTGGACGTTCGACGACGACCGTCCGATGACCGGCCTGGAGATGGAACTGAACCTGGTCGGCGGCGACTTCCGGCCGACGCTGCGCAACACCGCGGTGCTGGAGAACATCGGCGACCCGAACTTCCAGACCGAGCTGGGTGCCTACAACATCGAGCTCAACGTCGAGCCGGCACCGCTGAGCGAACTCGCGCGCCTGGAGACCCGTCTGCGTGACGTGCTCAACCACGCCGAGCAGGCCGCCAACGCCCGCGACGCGCACATCGTGATGGTCGGGATCCTGCCCACCACGATGCCCGAGCACCTCAACGACCCCGAGTGGATGACGGCCTCGGCGCGCTACAAGGCCCTCAACGACTCGATCCTGGCCGCCCGGGGCGAGAACCTGCACCTGGACATCCACGGCGCCGAGCGCCTCTCCACGTTCGCCTCCTCGCTGGCTCCCGAATCCGCCTGCACCAGCGTGCAACTGCACGTGCAGGTGCAGCCCGAGCGGTTCGCCAGCGCCTGGAACGCCGCGCAGGTGCTGGCCGGGCCGCAGCTGGCGATCGGGGCCAACTCGCCGTTCTTCTTCGGCCGCCGGCTCTGGGCCGAGACCCGCATCGAGCTGTTCAAGCAGGCCACCGACACCCGCCCGCAGGAGCTCCAGAACCAGGGCGTCCGGCCGCGGGTGTGGTTCGGCGAGAAGTGGATCTCCTCGATCTTCGACCTGTTCGCCGAGAACGGCTGGTACTTCCCCTCGCTGCTGCCCGAGATGAGCGAGGAGGACCCGGTGGCCGTGCTCGACGCCGGCCGGGCGCCCACGCTGCAGGAGCTGCGGCTGCACAACGGCACGGTCTACCGCTGGAACCGGCCGATCTACGCGGTGGTCGACGGTGAGCCGCACGTGCGCGTCGAGAACCGGGTGCTGCCCGCCGGACCGACCGTGGTCGACACCGTGGCCAACGCGGCGTTCTTCCACGGCGCGCTGCGCTCGCTGATGGACGACCAGCGACCCGCCTGGTCGAAGATGTCGTTCGCGGCGGCGGAGGACAACTTCCTGGCCTGCGCCAAGGACGGCCTGGACGCGCAGGTGTACTCGCCGCAGCTGGGCCAGACCGGTGCCGAGGAGCTGATCCTGCGGCGGCTGCTGCCGATGGCGGTGCAGGGGCTTCAGTCGGCCGGGGTGCCGTCCGACGACCTGGACCGGTACCTGGGCATCGTGGAGGGCCGGGTGAAGACCGGGATGAACGGCGCGGCCTGGCAGGTGGCGGCGGTGGAGCGGCTCGAGCAGGGCACGGCCGGCCGGCCGGGTCTGGACCGGGCCGAGGCGCTGCGCACGATGACCGAGCTGTACTGCGAGGGGATGCACGCCAACGAACCGGTGCACACCTGGTCGTTGCCGTAG
- the sigK gene encoding ECF RNA polymerase sigma factor SigK, producing the protein MAQRETVPGLRTAPDPGESTEALLTRVGRGDEAAFEQVYARVADVVFGLARSVLRDPHQAEEVAQEVLLEVWRTAARFDEAKGSARAWIATLTHRRAVDRVRSSQAARNRDEAVASRSNEREYDEVVEKVERRLDAERVRHCLDGLTPRQRDTVTLAYYGGRSYADVAGLMHLPLGTVKTRMRDGLIRLRDCLGVGSDA; encoded by the coding sequence ATGGCGCAGAGAGAGACCGTGCCGGGGCTGAGGACCGCCCCGGATCCCGGCGAGAGCACCGAGGCCCTGCTGACGCGGGTGGGCCGGGGGGACGAGGCCGCCTTCGAGCAGGTCTACGCCCGCGTCGCCGACGTGGTGTTCGGCCTGGCCCGCTCGGTGCTGCGGGATCCGCACCAGGCCGAGGAGGTCGCCCAGGAGGTGCTGCTGGAGGTCTGGCGCACCGCGGCCCGTTTCGACGAGGCCAAGGGCAGCGCCCGCGCCTGGATCGCCACGCTGACCCACCGCCGGGCGGTCGACCGGGTGCGCAGTTCCCAGGCCGCCCGCAACCGCGACGAGGCGGTCGCCTCCCGCAGCAACGAACGCGAGTACGACGAGGTGGTGGAGAAGGTGGAACGCCGCCTCGACGCCGAACGGGTGCGTCACTGCCTGGACGGCCTGACCCCGCGCCAGCGCGACACGGTCACCCTGGCCTACTACGGAGGGCGTTCGTACGCCGACGTGGCCGGCCTCATGCACCTGCCGCTCGGCACGGTCAAGACCCGGATGCGCGACGGCCTGATCCGTCTACGAGACTGCCTGGGGGTGGGTTCCGATGCCTGA
- a CDS encoding GntR family transcriptional regulator encodes MHDDDGAAQGLGKIDIASQMGRDRLPDTRCDLGDERVIENQLTATLGVSRPPLREALRILQQEGLIEQVPRRGAVVRVLTLHDVYEIVTLRTTLETMAVRLGVPCHHPTRLERLRSALEEWERNAADGREDLSTEDSSRFHLAFIALAGHSRLDDAYRAIALQLRMCMQLNRAARSSSESLSERAARHRRLFGTIESGDATAVLAEMADPASLSFVLSYAETHPPTTPESRAWLESITGPARAGLPRSG; translated from the coding sequence GTGCACGATGACGACGGGGCAGCCCAGGGCCTGGGCAAGATCGACATAGCCAGTCAGATGGGCCGCGACCGCCTCCCGGACACCCGGTGTGATCTCGGCGACGAGCGGGTGATCGAGAACCAGCTCACGGCCACGCTCGGGGTCAGCCGCCCGCCGCTGCGCGAGGCCCTGCGCATCCTGCAGCAGGAGGGCCTGATCGAGCAGGTGCCCCGGCGCGGGGCCGTGGTGCGGGTGCTCACGCTGCACGACGTCTACGAGATCGTCACGCTGCGCACCACCCTCGAGACCATGGCCGTGCGGCTGGGGGTGCCCTGCCACCACCCCACCCGCCTGGAGCGGCTGCGCTCGGCGCTCGAGGAGTGGGAGCGCAACGCGGCCGACGGGCGCGAGGACCTCTCCACCGAGGACTCCTCACGCTTCCACCTCGCATTCATCGCCCTGGCCGGGCACTCCCGGCTCGACGACGCCTATCGCGCCATCGCCCTGCAGCTGCGGATGTGCATGCAGCTGAACCGGGCGGCGCGCTCGTCGTCGGAATCCCTGAGCGAGCGGGCGGCCCGGCACCGGCGGCTGTTCGGGACCATCGAAAGCGGTGACGCGACGGCGGTTCTGGCTGAGATGGCCGACCCGGCGTCGCTGAGCTTCGTGCTGTCGTACGCCGAGACCCACCCGCCGACGACCCCGGAGTCCCGGGCCTGGCTGGAGTCGATCACAGGTCCAGCACGAGCGGGCCTTCCGCGCAGCGGCTGA